A region of the Microcystis aeruginosa FD4 genome:
TCCAAAAATCGACAACCATCGCCTTTAATAATGTAGAAGGAAATTGTGCTGGTGGTGGTATTGGCGGCGGTGGTATTGGCGGCGGTGGTATTGGCGGCGGTGGTATTGGCGGCGGTGGTATTGGCGGCGGTGGTATTTATTCCTCTACTCCAATCATTTATGCGAAGAATCCTTGTAACATCGATCCAGATAATCCCAATCCTAATCCCAATCCTAATCCTAATCCCAATCCTAATCCCAATCCTAATCCTAATCCCAATCCTAATCCTAATCCCGATCCCGATTGTAAGGTTCCAGATTTAGGATTTACCATTGATGCTTCTGAGTATTTAGAACCTTGGATCGAAACAGGTGAACAAGTTTTTAATACTTTAATGAAAAAAAGGATAGAAGTTGACTTAAGTGTAGAAGCAGAAGCAGGAGGAAAACTTTGTTGTGATAAAAACAAAAAAATAGGAGTGGAGTTTTTTGCTACAGCAGGAGTCACAGCAGAAGCAAAATTTGGTCCAGATTTTGAAATCAATTTTGACGATAAGATCGATCTTGAATTTGACTTAGAAGGACTAGGGGGATTAATCAAAGAAATTGAACTGGATGGGGAAACTTTTCTAGCAATTACCACTAAACCTTCTGTTAATGTCAATGCTTCATATAATTCAGGCTGTAACTTTGAAGATAATGAGATTAGTGTAGATGGTACAATCGGCATAGACTTAAATGTAGGACTAGACTTAGAAGTTGAAGTTCGTGCGGTTGTATTTGAAACTCAAAGTGAGATTGAAACAGTTGTTGATACAACAGCACAAGCGCAGGGCGGGATTTTTGGGAATGCGTCTGTAAATTTTGGGTATTCCAAGCAAAAGGGCTGGTTTTTAAATACCAATGCCGATCTTAATCTGACTGCATTTGTCGATTTATTTGGTTATGTATATAGTCCCTTTGATGATGCTAGTACCACTGTCGTAGAGATTGGCTATGATCTGTTAACAGGAGAGAAAATTACTCCAGATGACTTAAAAGAGAATCAAATTCAAACGAATAGCATTATACCTTTTAGTGATTTAGGATTAGAAATATCAGAAACAGCAACACCTGAAGATGTGATTCAAAGTTTAAGCAAACTGGATAATATCCTTTATCAAAAAGCTTTAAATTTAGTAAATGAATACAATAAGCAACAATCAGGAGTTTGCGCCAAAGTCAAAATCCAAATCGACCAAGAAGCAGTAATGACCCGCGCTGCCTTCCTTGGTAATTTAGAAATAGAAAACGGCAACCCCACCAACCTAACCAACCTCTCCGTTATCCTCCAAATCAAAGACCAAAACGGCAATATTGTCAACGACTTATTTGGCATTACTGACCCCATTCTTAGCAATATTACCGCCGTTGACGGAACAGGAATCTTAACCGGAAACGACCCCAACACACCCCAAAATGAAGGAATAGGTAGCGCCAAATGGACTTTTATTCCCACCAATTTAGCCGCGCCAGAAATTCCAACCCAATACAGTATTGGTGGAACCCTTTCCTACCTCGAAAACGGCAAAACTATCACCGTCCCCCTACTATCCAGTCCTGTAACCGTCTATCCCCAAGCCGAACTTTACCTCGACTATTTCCATCAACGAGATGTATTCGCCGATGACCCCTTCACCGACGACATTGTTGAAACATCCGTCCCCTACTCCCTCGCTGTATTAGTCAGAAATGAAGGAAAGGGAGACGCGAAAAACCTCAAAATCACCTCCGGTCAACCCAAAATCGTCGAAAACGAAAAAGGCTTACTAATAGACTTTCAAATCATCGGTTCCGAAGTCAACGGACAAGGCGTAACCCCCTCCCTAACCGTCAACTTTGGCGACATCAAAGCCGGAAAAACCGCCGTCGCTGACTGGTTACTAAAATCCAGCCTACAAGGAAAATTCATCGACTACAAAGCCACCTTTGAGCATATTAACAGCCTTGGTAAAGCCGAACTCTCCCTCATCAAAGAAGTCAAAATCCACGAATTAATTCACACAGTCCAAGTCAATCATTCTAACCCCGACAACCTACCCGACTTCCTCGTTAACGAAACCTTTGACGCACAATTTACCCCCGATATAATCTACTTCAGCAGTGGGGGAACAGCACCCGTCAAAGCCGTCAAAAACGCCACCCTTGACGCACCCCCAACCCTCAATGATTTAACCGTTCAAATTAGCGCCACCGTCGAAAATGGCTGGACTTACTTCCGCTTAGATGAACCCAGTGACAGTCAATACGATATCGTTAAAATCTTGCGGTCTGATGGTACAGAAATTGGGTTAGATAATATTTGGACAACTGACCGAACTTTCCCTGCGACAGGTCGTCCAATTTATGAAAATATCTTACATTTTCTTGACAATAACGCCACAGGAGGAACGAAAACCTACACGGTTGTTTATACCCCTGGCGGACCCACTATCACCGATATTATTGATGTTAGTCCCGACCCTATCTCTACGGCTGTTAACGCCATTACCGTTGACTTTTCTGAAGCCATTAAAGCCAGCAGTTTCGATTACAACGACTTAAGCTTAACTCTCAACAATGGCACAAACTTAATCAACTCCACCGTCACCATTGTTTCCCTCTCTCCCACCCGTTATCAAATCAGCGGATTAAACACCCTAACCAACAACGACGGAGACTATATCCTCACCGTCAACGCCACAGGAATCCAAGACACCATCGGTAAATTCGGTAGCGGTTCACTAACAGAAACCTGGGAGAAAACGGCTGGCGGTAATGCAGACACCACCCCACCAGTAGTAACAGATATTGTCAATCTATTAATCAACCCGCGCAATCAACCAGTTCCCTCTTTAACCGTCACTTTCTCCGAAAAAATTGACCTCAGTACCTTCACTTGGCAAGATATTAGTCTCACCCGCAATAGTGGAACTAATTTAATTAACAATACTGTCACCATCACCGCCATCAATGACACCACCTATCGTATCAATGGATTAAGTGGATTAACCGCCACCGATGGAACTTACAACCTGACAGTTAACGGTAGTGGAATCCAAGACTTATCTGGTAATTCAGGAAATGGAACCCAGTCCGAAACCTGGATAATGGATACCATCGCACCCACAATTCCTACTAACATTACAGTCACAAATCCCCTCACCCCTTCAGGGATAAATATTGAGAGTGCAAACATTGCTGAGGGCGCAAGCATTGCGCCCCTACAGCCTTTAACTGTATCAGGACAACAGCGCATTAATACAACCAATCCCACCATTAGCGGTGACTTAGGAGAAACCGGATTAAAAGTCTTCTTCTACGACAAAACTACTAATACTCTCTTACAACAAGCAACCGTAACAGGAAGCGAATTTAGTGGTAGTTTACCACTTCCCTCACCTGGTGCTAGAGATATAGAAATCCGCCTACAAGATACCGCAGGAAACATCAGTAGTACAACCCTCAGTCTCTTCGCAGATATCAGCCAACCAGTCCTTACCCAATTCCTCAACGTCCCCACCTCAAGCGCCAACGCAATTAACAGTATTGACCTTGAATTCTCCGAACAAATAAACATCAACACCTTCGATAAAAGTGATATTACCCTCACCCGTGATGGTGTCACCCTCACCCTACCCAATACCGTAACCGTTGAATATCTCTCAGGTACAACCTATCGGATTAATGGCTTAGGAGACTTAACCAATACCCCAGGAATCTACAACCTAAAAGTTGACGCAACCACCATACAAGACAACGCCGGAAACAGCGGAGACGCAGCCAAAAACACCAACTTTATCATTACTTCCCCTCCCACACCTGGAATTACCTTAACCCAAACCGGAGGAAACACAACCGTCACCGAAGGTGGTAACACTGACACCTATTCCCTCGTCTTAAAAACCCAACCCACCAACGACGTTACCATCACCCTAACTGGTAACAATCAAATTACCCTCAATTCAACTACCCTTACCTTCACTACAACCAACTGGAATACTCCCCAAAACATCACCATTACCGCAGTAGATGACACCCTAACAGAAGGGAATCATACTGCTACCATTACCCACAATATCAGCAGTACAGACACCAATTACAACGGGTTAACCCTTCCTAATGTTATTGTCAATATTCAAGACAACGATGCTGAAATAAAAGGCAATATTTGGAACGATATTGATGGCAATGCCGTTAATAACAACGAACCCAATCTATCAGGATGGACAGTTTACTTAGACAGCAACAACAACAACCAACTAGATACCGGAGAAACCACAACTCAAACTAACGCCAACGGTGACTATACCTTCAATAACCTGCGTCCAGGTAATTATAACGTCGCACAAGTCGTTCAAAACGGATGGAAACAAACCTATCCCATCCTCAATATCACCACCACCGCTGCGAATATTCCCCTGACAATTCCCACCCTAGACCTCATTCCCACCTCGACAAACACTGAAACCCAACTCAACTTCAACACCGCCAACTACATAGTCAAAGAAGATGGAACCGCCATTACCGAAATTATCATCAACCGCAGCGGAAATCTCGCAGAAACAGTCACAGCAACCCTCACCTTTACCGATGGAACCGCCAAAGGATGCGGTTGCGCCGCTAGTTCGATAAATAACGACTTTAACTATAGTCCCATTACCATTACTTTCACAGAAAACGAAATCAGTAAAGTCATTCCCGTCCAAAATGCCATCTTAAATAATCCCAACGCCATCCGCATTCGCAACGACAATAAAGTTGAGGGAGACGAATACTTTACAATTCATCTAACCAACCCGACAAACGGCGCAATCATTGGTAATCAAAGTCAAGCAACCGTCACTATTCTCGATGATGAATCTCCCAATAATAATCCAATCACACCGCCTATCTCAAATCCCAGTAACACCCTTTCCACTTCTCAAAATAGTAACGCCACCAATCTAATTAACCTTGATGATTTTTGGTCAGATTCCCGCTTTACTAACATCAAAGGACAAGGAGAAAGCATCGTTATTATTGATACAGGTGCAGACTTAAATCATCCGCTCTTTGGTGTCGATGCTAATAATAATGGTATTGCTGACAAGATTATCTATCAATACGACTTTGCTGATAATGATGCTGATGCTAGTGATAAAAACAATCACGGTTCCCACATCGCCAGCATCGCCTCGCAAATTGCTCCCGACGCTAACTTAATTATACTCAAAGTCTTTAAAGATAACGGTTCTGGGTACTTTGCTGACTTAGAAGAAGCATTACAGTGGGTTAATACAAATGCCAACACATATAATGTCACCTCTGTCAACCTTTCTTTAGGAGATAATCAAAACTGGACAACCGCCACCGGACGCTATGGAATTGGCGATGAATTAGCCGCCATTGCCGGACAAAATATTCTCATAGCAGCAGCAGCGGGTAACAGTTTCTACACCTTTAATAGCAGTCCTGGATTAGCCTATCCAGCAGCAGACCCTAATGTTATCTCAGTCGGTGCAGTTTGGGCCGATGATTTCGGTTCTGGCAGCTTTAGTAATGGTGCTAAAGATTATACAACTGCGGCAGACCGAATTGCCAGTTTCTCCCAACGCCATCCAATTTTAGATGTATTTGCTCCAGGAATTTTAATCAGTGGCGCGAATGCAACTGGCGGGACAATTACCATGGGTGGCACATCTCAAGCCGTGCCTTACATTAGCGCAATTGCTACCCTTTCCCAACAGATTGCTAAAACTTATTTAGGACGGGAATTAACCTTAACTGAATTCCGTACCTTATTAGACACAACTAGCAATTTAATTATTGATGGGGATGACGAAAACGATAACGTTACCAATACAGGAATCAGTTATCCTCGAATCAATGCACTTGCTTTAGCAGAAAACATACTCAACCTCAATGACAGTAATTCTAATCCAGATTTAGTTAACCCAGGAAATAACAATAATAATGGTTCCAACACGGTCACTAATACCGTCAGTTTAGTTCATAATGTCACCCTGACTGCGGGACAGATACTAACGGGAATTAACTTCGGTAATCAGCAACTTCCCAGCAATCAACCGCCAACTCTGAATAACATTAATAAGAGTGGGGATGAAGATAACCCCATCAACTTTAGCCAAAGTGATTTTACTTCAGCTTTCAATGATGCTGATGGTAATACTCTCGTTAAAATCCAGATTACTGCTTTACCTAATAACGGTGTTCTCCAACTGAATAATACAGCAATTGCACTCAGTCAAGAAATTGCTGTCAGCGACTTAAATAATCTCACTTTTAGTCCCAATACTAACTTTAACGGGAATATCAGTTTTAGTTGGAACGGGTTTGATGGGAGTGTTTATAGTATCAATTCTGCTCAAGTTAACTTAACAGTTAACCCAGTAGATGACGCACCAACTGTCCTCAATCCGATTACAGATGTCAATGTTGACGAAGATGCAGCTAATACCGTCATTGATATAACCAACGTCTTCACTGATATTGATAATGACCCGACTTTAATTGTTAAATCAGTATTGACCAACGATAATACAGGATTAGTCACTGCTACCATCGTTGACAATCAATTAACCCTTGACTACCAAGACAATCAATCTGGGACAGCTAATCTGACAATTCGTGGGACATCCAACGGTAAAACTGTTGATGATACTTTCGTCATTACAGTTAACCCAGTAGATGACGCACCAACTGTCCTTAATCCGATTACAGATGTCAATGTTGACGAGGATGCAGCCAATACCGTCATTGATTTAACCAACGTCTTCACTGATATTGATAATGACATCGCTTTAATTGTCAAATCAGTATTCGTCAATGACAATCCTGGATTAGTCACCGCTACCATCGTTGACAATCAGTTAACCCTTGACTACCAAGACAATCAATCTGGGGAACAGCTCAAATCTGACAATTCGGGGAACATCCAACGGTAAAACTGTTGACGATACTTTCGTCATTACAGTTAACCCAGTAGATGACGCACCAACTGTCCTTAATCCGATTACAGATGTCAATGTTGACGAAGATGCAGCCAATACCGTCATTGATTTAACCAACGTCTTCACTGATATTGATAATGACCCGACTTTAATTGTCAAATCAGTATTCGTCAATGACAATCCTGGATTAGTCACCGCTACCATCGTTGACAATCAATTAACCCTTGACTACCAAGACAATCAATCTGGGACAGCTAATCTGACAATTCGGGGAACATCCAACGGTAAAACTGTTGACGATACTTTCGTTGTCATGTCGGTATAGTCGATAATCCACCAACCGTCCTCAATCCGATTACAGATGTTAATGTTGACGAAGATGCAGCTAATACGGTTATTGATTTAACCACCGTCTTTAGTGACCCCGATGGAGATGCAATTACCAAGAGTGTGTTATCCAACACAAATACTAGCTTGGTGACAGCAACTATCGTTAATAACCAATTAATCCTAGATTATCTCCAAAATCAGTTTGGAACGGCTCAAATTACCATCAGAGGAACATCGAAAGGTTTATTTATTGAGGATACCTTTACCATTACCGTCAACCAAGTGACGGAAGGGATACTCATTACAGGCACATCTGGCAATGACAATCTTGTCGGTGGAGACGGAAACGACACCCTACAAGGATTAGCCGGAAACGACACCCTAAATGGAGGACTGGGTTCGGATTCTCTCGAAGGAGGCAATGGCAATGATGTCTATTATGTGGATAATAGTGGAGATCTTGTCCTAGAAACCGTTACAGGTAGTACAGGCGGAACGGACTTAGTTTATGCGAGTGTCTCTTATACTTTACCTAACCTAGTGGAAAATCTGACCCTAACAGGTAATTCAG
Encoded here:
- a CDS encoding Ig-like domain-containing protein, producing the protein MTTKTINLGNSSNLTIRGTSNGKTVDDTFVITVNPVDDAPTVLNPITDVNVDEDAANTVIDLTNVFTDIDNDPTLIVKSVFVNDNPGLVTATIVDNQLTLDYQDNQSGTANLTIRGTSNGKTVDDTFVVMSV